From Coffea arabica cultivar ET-39 chromosome 9c, Coffea Arabica ET-39 HiFi, whole genome shotgun sequence, one genomic window encodes:
- the LOC140014439 gene encoding monolignol oxidoreductase AtBBE-like 15 produces the protein MPSSSSVILPLFCALLLLSASWAASDSIEKEFYHCVCSNTIVSIPISEAFFIQNNSAFTSILESTAQNLRCLVQSRHKPELIFKPLDEFQVQVAVICARKLGIQLRVRSGGHDYEGLSYTSETKSSFFLIDLANLRTVNASIAENSAWVQAGATIGEVYYWIAQKSRTHGFPAGLCTSVGIGGHITGGAYGTLMRKYGLAADNVVDARIVDSSGRILDRESMGEDLFWAIRGGGGGSFGILLAWKLRLVPVPAIVTVFTVRRTLEQGATKLLYRWQQVADHLDEDLFIRVLSRPTNSTDDQKGKRTIETAYQALFLGRADRLLKVMKKGLPELGLTQKDCIEMSWIESVLYIAEYPRTIRPEFLLQGKPLLNKVYFKAKSDFVKEPIKEHALEGIWKMFLEQDSPLTIWNPHGGMMSRISESETPYPHRNGTKFMIQWLTKWESGDDEETIKEHIDWIRKLYKFMTPYVPRSPRAAYVNYRDLDLGVNSIDGGTSLAEASSWGTKYFKNNWKRLVLVKTKVDPENFFRHEQSIPITDAFSTAKKKRKEDWHGFI, from the coding sequence ATGCCATCTTCTAGCTCTGTCATCCTCCCATTATTCTGTGCCCTTCTCCTGTTATCAGCTTCATGGGCTGCTTCAGATTCAATTGAGAAGGAATTTTACCATTGTGTCTGTTCGAATACTATTGTTTCAATCCCTATCTCTGAagctttttttattcaaaataattctGCTTTTACTTCAATTCTTGAATCTACTGCCCAGAACCTGAGGTGCTTGGTGCAATCCAGGCACAAACCTGAGCTCATTTTCAAACCATTGGATGAATTCCAAGTTCAAGTAGCTGTTATATGCGCCAGAAAACTTGGCATTCAGCTCAGAGTCCGGAGTGGAGGGCATGATTATGAAGGCCTTTCTTACACTTCTGAGACTAAATCATCATTTTTTCTGATTGATCTTGCCAATCTTCGAACTGTCAATGCCAGTATAGCTGAAAACAGCGCATGGGTTCAGGCAGGTGCAACTATTGGTGAAGTTTATTATTGGATAGCTCAGAAAAGCAGAACTCATGGATTTCCAGCAGGCCTTTGCACCAGCGTAGGAATTGGCGGCCATATTACAGGAGGAGCATATGGTACTCTGATGAGAAAATATGGCCTTGCAGCTGACAATGTTGTTGATGCTCGAATAGTTGATTCATCTGGCAGAATTCTTGATCGCGAATCCATGGGCGAGGATCTGTTTTGGGCAATCAGAGGTGGAGGAGGAGGGAGCTTTGGGATACTTCTTGCTTGGAAACTACGGTTGGTGCCTGTACCTGCAATTGTGACAGTTTTTACTGTCCGAAGAACTTTGGAACAAGGAGCAACTAAGTTGCTATACAGATGGCAACAGGTTGCCGATCACCTGGACGAGGATCTCTTCATTAGAGTTCTTTCACGGCCAACAAATTCAACAGATGATCAGAAAGGAAAAAGGACCATAGAAACTGCCTATCAGGCTTTATTTCTTGGAAGAGCGGACAGACTCCTAAAAGTAATGAAGAAAGGTTTGCCTGAATTGGGATTAACACAAAAAGACTGTATTGAAATGAGCTGGATTGAATCAGTGCTATATATAGCCGAATACCCAAGAACTATACGGCCTGAATTTTTGCTTCAAGGTAAACCATTGCTCAACAAGGTTTATTTCAAAGCTAAGTCAGACTTCGTGAAAGAGCCAATCAAAGAACATGCCCTTGAGGGAATATGGAAAATGTTTCTGGAACAAGATTCACCACTGACGATTTGGAATCCTCATGGTGGAATGATGAGTAGAATTTCAGAATCTGAAACTCCTTATCCTCACAGAAATGGCACAAAATTCATGATTCAGTGGCTAACGAAATGGGAAAGTGGAGACGATGAGGAAACAATAAAGGAACACATTGATTGGATTAGAAAGTTGTATAAATTCATGACTCCCTATGTTCCAAGGTCTCCTAGAGCAGCTTATGTGAACTATAGGGATCTTGATTTGGGAGTTAACAGTATTGATGGTGGCACAAGTTTGGCAGAAGCAAGTTCATGGGGCACTAAGTACTTCAAAAACAACTGGAAAAGACTAGTTCTTGTGAAGACAAAAGTTGATCCTGAAAACTTCTTCAGACATGAACAAAGCATACCTATTACTGATGCCTTCTCTACCgcaaagaagaagagaaaagaggaCTGGCACGGTTTCATCTGA
- the LOC113707941 gene encoding monolignol oxidoreductase AtBBE-like 15: MPSSISLMLLPLFTVLLPSASLSAAALHHSIEDEFYQCVNLHTDLSIPSSGAFHTPDNASFASVLESTAMNLRCLAPSRPKPELIFTPLTEFHVQAAVICAKELNILLRVRSGGHDYEGVSYTSATKSPFMMIDLAKLRSINISIEENSAWVQVGATIGEVYYRISQKSRTRGFPAGLCTSLGIGGHITGGAYGPMMRKYGLGADNVVDARIVDATGRILDRASMGEDLFWAIRGGGGGSFGILLAWKLKLVPVPATVTVFTVPRTLEQGATKLLYRWQQVADTLDEDLFIRVLISAANSTGQKGKKTIQTAYQALFLGRADRLLKVMKKGFPELGLTQKDCLEMSWIESVLYIAGYPGTIKPEFLLQGKPLSDKTYFKAKSDFVKEPIPEYAMEGIWKMFLQEDSPFSIWNAYGGMMGKIPESATPFPHRKGRKFMIQWLTSWQSGDKKTTNKHIGWIRKLYDFVAPYVSKCPREAYVNYRDLDLGVDKLNGKTSYLKASVWGSQYFKDNFKRLVQVKTKFDPDNFFSHEQSIPTLHSFSEGDEKKMIN, from the coding sequence ATGCCATCTTCAATCTCACTCATGCTTCTCCCATTATTCACAGTTCTGTTACCATCAGCTTCATTATCGGCTGCTGCTTTACATCATTCGATTGAGGATGAATTCTACCAGTGTGTAAATCTTCATACTGATCTTTCCATACCTTCTTCTGGTGCATTTCATACCCCAGATAATGCTTCATTTGCCTCTGTTCTGGAATCTACTGCCATGAACCTGAGGTGTTTGGCGCCATCTAGGCCTAAGCCTGAGCTTATTTTCACACCATTGACAGAATTCCATGTTCAAGCAGCAGTTATTTGCGCGAAAGAGCTCAACATTCTGCTCAGAGTCCGCAGTGGAGGCCATGATTATGAAGGCGTTTCTTATACTTCTGCGACAAAGTCCCCGTTTATGATGATTGACCTTGCCAAACTTCGATCCATCAACATTAGTATAGAAGAAAACAGCGCCTGGGTCCAAGTAGGTGCGACAATTGGCGAAGTTTACTATAGAATTTCGCAGAAAAGCAGAACCCGTGGTTTCCCAGCTGGTCTTTGTACGAGCTTGGGAATTGGCGGTCACATAACAGGAGGGGCATATGGTCCAATGATGCGAAAATACGGGCTTGGAGCAGATAATGTGGTGGATGCTCGAATAGTTGACGCAACAGGGAGGATTCTTGATCGTGCATCCATGGGAGAGGATCTTTTCTGGGCAATTCGAGGAGGCGGAGGAGGAAGCTTCGGAATCCTCCTTGCTTGGAAACTAAAGTTGGTTCCGGTACCGGCAACTGTGACAGTTTTTACTGTTCCAAGAACTTTGGAACAAGGAGCAACTAAACTTCTATACAGGTGGCAACAAGTTGCTGACACTCTTGATGAAGATCTCTTCATCAGAGTTCTCATAAGTGCTGCGAATTCAACTGGTCAGAAAGGAAAGAAGACAATACAAACTGCCTACCAGGCTTTGTTTCTTGGAAGGGCAGACAGACTGCTAAAAGTCATGAAGAAAGGCTTTCCTGAGTTGGGATTAACACAAAAAGATTGTCTTGAAATGAGCTGGATTGAATCAGTTCTTTACATTGCCGGCTACCCAGGAACTATAAAGCCAGAATTTTTGCTTCAGGGGAAGCCACTCTCTGACAAGACTTACTTCAAAGCCAAGTCAGACTTTGTGAAAGAGCCCATCCCAGAATATGCAATGGAAGGAATATGGAAAATGTTTCTACAAGAAGATTCTCCGTTCTCAATTTGGAATGCTTATGGTGGAATGATgggaaaaattccagaatctgcaACTCCTTTTCCTCAcagaaaagggagaaaatttATGATCCAGTGGCTGACATCATGGCAAAGTGGAGACAAGAAAACTACAAATAAACACATTGGTTGGATCAGAAAATTATATGACTTCGTAGCTCCTTATGTTTCTAAGTGCCCCAGAGAAGCTTATGTGAATTACAGGGATCTTGATTTGGGAGTGGATAAGCTGAATGGTAAGACAAGTTATCTGAAAGCAAGTGTTTGGGGCAGTCAATACTTCAAAGACAACTTCAAAAGACTCGTACAGGTGAAGACAAAATTTGATCCGGACAATTTCTTCAGTCACGAACAGAGCATTCCAACGCTTCATTCCTTCTCTGAAGGAGATGAGAAGAAGATGATAAACTGA